The following are encoded together in the Apodemus sylvaticus chromosome 11, mApoSyl1.1, whole genome shotgun sequence genome:
- the Tmed5 gene encoding transmembrane emp24 domain-containing protein 5 produces MGGRMWLPFPVLLLSALLVALLRGAAGFTPSLDSDFTFTLPAGRKECFYQPMPLKGSLEIEYQVLDGGELDIDFHLASPEGRTLVFEQRKSDGVHTIETEDGDYMFCFDNTFSTISEKVIFFELILDNMGEEVHEQDDWKKYITNTDVLEMKLEDILESINSIKSRLSKSGHIQTLLRAFEARDRNIQESNFDRVNFWSVVNLMVMVVVSAIQVYTLKSLFEDKRKSRT; encoded by the exons ATGGGCGGCAGGATGTGGCTGCCATTCCCCGTGCTGCTCCTGTCCGCTCTGCTCGTAGCGCTGCTGCGCGGGGCGGCCGGCTTCACACCCTCTTTGGACAGTGACTTCACGTTCACGCTGCCAGCCGGCCGGAAGGAGTGCTTCTATCAGCCCATGCCCCTGAAGGGGTCGTTGGAGATCGAGTACCAA GTTTTAGATGGAGGAGAATTAGATATTGATTTCCACCTTGCCTCTCCAGAGGGCAGAACCTTAgtttttgaacaaagaaaatcagaTGGTGTTCATAC tatagAGACTGAAGATGGTGACTACATGTTCTGCTTTGATAACACATTCAGCACCATTTCTGAGAAGGTGATCTTCTTTGAATTGATTCTGGATAACATGGGAGAAGAGGTTCACGAACAAGACGACTGGAAAAAGTATATTACTAACACCGATGTCCTGGAGATGAAACTAGAAGATATCCTG GAATCCATCAACAGCATCAAGTCCAGACTAAGTAAAAGTGGTCACATACAAACTCTGCTTAGAGCATTTGAAGCTCGAGATCGAAACATACAAGAAAGCAACTTTGACAGAGTCAATTTCTGGTCTGTGGTTAACCTgatggtcatggtggtggtgtCAGCTATTCAGGTTTATACGCTGAAAAGTCTATTCGAAGATAAGAGGAAAAGTAGAACTTAA